CTCTACGCCTTCTTAAGTCTAACTGTGCTGCGTATGCTGCCGGTTATCATCAGTCTAATAGGTGCCAAGTTGGACCTGTCGACCATGTTCTTTATCGCCTGGTTCGGGCCTAGAGGGATAGCTTCTATCCTTTATGTGTTGATCGTGGCCCATGAGATGGGCTCAATAGACGGCTTTGAGACCGTCTATTCTGTAGTAACTGTGACCGTATTGATGAGTATCTTTGCCCATGGATTGACGGCACAACCCTTAGCTAATTGGTATGCCAAGTCTCATAGGGAAGATAACTAGCTGTAATCCTATCATCTAGAGTTAACAAGTTTAAAGGAGCTATATATCGCTCCTTTAAACTTTATAAGCCTTTAATAAAAAATACTTTTAAAGTTAATAGGTAATGTTTGAAATAATTCCAAATATTAAAAACTAATTAATTAGCTGATCCTAATTTGATGATTTGTTAGCATTAAAACTAATTCGTTAGTTTTAAACTTTCCACTAATTATAAATTATCGGATGGGACCATGGCGAGAAAGAAGCAAGCTGTATTGACCGATTCAGAGCAGGAGATCATGGAGATACTCTGGTGCGTTAAAGAAGTCGAGGTACGTGATATCACCGATGAATTGTCAAAATCTAAAGTCGTCGCCCATAACTCAGTGCAGACCATGTTTGAGCCTCGCTGAGTAAATACCATTGACATATCGAGTATAAAACCAGTTAATGATAGTAATTACCATTCGTATTAAGTGGTCTGTATGTGCCAATGTTTTCCACAGTTTGATAGTCAAGATCCTGCCATCAATGTGCTACGTCATAAGATCCGTCATGGTGAAGAGGTCGATAACCCTAGCCTGGTTTTGATCTGGTTTTCCATGGAACTAACCCTTATGGGAGCCTGTAAACATGCTGCTTGGTCACTCCATGTGGCAGAGTATCGATTATTGCTCGATACTTTAGCTGATGACATGCTCGAAGGGCATTGGCGTTTGTGGTGCTTGGATAACATCTATAAACCTTTATGTGCCTTGTCTAGACTGGTTGATAGTGACTCTCAGAAACAAGAGTTAGAACAACTTTTCTATGAGCTAAGAGTGACTAGCCAGTTTTTCCAATCTGGTTTAGCCCACTGATTGAACTAATTAGTAAGTAATAATGGAAAGGAAGATCATGACTACACGTATTGAAAGAGACAGTATGGGAGAGCTAGAGGTGCCAGCTTCGGCGCTATATGGAGCTCAAACACAGCGAGCGGTGAATAACTTTCCTATCAGTGGCAAGAGAATGCCCGAGGCATTTATTCGTGCCTTACTCCTGGCCAAGTCAGCTGCGGCTCAGGCTAATGCCAAGCTGAAGTTGCTGCCACAAGATATGGCTGATGGTATCTCAGATGCTGTGTCTCAGTTACTCGATGATAAGGCCATGATGCAGCACTTCCCGGTGGATGTGTTTCAAACTGGCTCGGGCACTAGCTCGAACATGAATGCTAACGAAGTATTAGCCACTATGGCCTCTAAAATTGCTAATCAAACCGTAGGGGCTAATGATCATGTCAATTATGGTCAGAGCAGTAACGATATCATCCCTTCCTGTATTCATATCAGTGCCGCCATGGAGTTGGATAATTGTTTATTACCAGCACTCGATCACTTGGTGAAAGTGATTAAGCACAAGGCCGCCGAAGTCGATCATCACATTAAGACGGGCCGTACTCACCTTATGGATGCCATGCCTGTGCGCATGAGTCAGAGTCTGCTGAGTTGGGCGAGTCAGATAGAACAGAATATAGATCTGATCCATGGGATTAAGCCGAGATTACAGAGTCTGGCCCAAGGAGGGACAGCTGTGGGGACTGGCATCAATGCCCATGCAGATTTTGCCGCGGAGTTTAACCATCAGCTCAGTCAGGCTACCGGCCTCACGTTTACTCCGGCAAGTAATTTTTTCAGTCATATTGGTACACAAGATATAGCTGTCTCATTATCGGGGCAGTTGAAAGCTGTGGCCGTATCTATGATGAAGATAGCTAACGACTTACGTTGGATGAATTCTGGACCATTAGCGGGATTGGGGGAGATAGAGCTCCAAGCCCTACAACCTGGTTCATCTATCATGCCTGGTAAGGTCAATCCCGTGATCCCCGAGGCGGCCACTATGGTCGCGGCTCAGGTCATAGGTAACGATAGTGCCATTACTGTAGGCGGTCAGGCTGGTAATTTTGAATTAAATGTCATGCTGCCCATGATAGCCGACAACTTACTTTCAAGCATAAGCTTGCTGGCGAATGTCAGTTACCTATTGGCAGATAAGGCTATAGCGACATTTAAGGTTAACGAGGCGCAATTACAGAAAGCCTTGGCTCGTAATCCTATTCTAGTGACCGCGCTAAATCCCATTATCGGTTATGAAAAGGCCGCAGAAATTGCCAAGAAATCCTATAAAGAGGGCAGGGCCGTGCTGGATGTAGCCGAGGAGGAAACTAACATTCCTCGTGAGGAACTAGAGAAACTATTAGATCCAGCCAAGCTCACCTTAGGTGGACTTTAATCCATTTAATTCAGAGGATAAAGGGAGAGGAAATAGATATTCAAGGGAGAGCTAGCTCTCCCTTATCTGGGTTTGTTTATCTTTAAATTGAAACTTGCTGCACATGTAGACGGTAAGAGAGATAAGCGCCGTGATGATTAGGTAGCGGTTCAGCAGGAGAACAGAGAAAGGATCTTTGCCTAAATTCTTTAACTCACTCACTAGCACTATCATGGATAGGGCAAAGATAATCCAATACTGATACTTGAGTCTTAGTGTCGATAGTGGTGCTGCACTGCAAGCAAGGTAGGCCAATAACCAGCCTAATATCGCGCCAAAGGCTATGTCTTCAGGCCAGTGTGCCCCAACCGCAATACGAGAAAGACCAACGGCAACCGCCAACATCAACACGCTTAGCTTGCACCATAGCTTATCGGCCAATAGCCAAATAACTCCCGCTAATGCGAAGGCTGTAGTCGTGTGTCCTGAGGGGAATGCATGCTCATAGCGAGCCTTACCTATTATATTGATTACCTCAAGCAAGGCTGCAGGCCTAGGGGCATCAAAATATTGTTTAAAAATGTGCACGCATATTGCGCACAGAAGAGTGGTGACTATGACTCGATATAGCCATTGGGGCTTATAAGTGAGGCAAATCAAGATCAAGGCTCCAGCTGTAATGCCGTCGCCAAGGTCGGTCACACTGAGTAGTAACCAGCTAGGTAGACTTGCACCAAGTTCATTGAACCAGTTGAAGGTGTCTAAATTGGTTTGGGCATTTAAGGTGAGAATATGGAAGATAAATAACAGCAGTAATACAGATAGGAAGCTGGTGTTAATTACTGAGCCATGTGGCTGTTTGGAAGCCTCAACTCGATTGAGTTCGTGTGTCGGTAACATAAACAGATACTCTTATTTTTATTATATGTAGTATTTTTAGTTTAAAGCGACAGGTTCGACCGGACTCTTGCGAGAAATGTAGGCCTGAAGCAAATTATTAACATAGACAAAAAATTAGCTGTCATATGTTGAAATCCGTTTCAGTCATTGAAAGTCTTATTTTAGAGGATGATTCTTTAACAACTCCATATTTAAACACTGTGGATGTAATGTCAATGTGATCAATGAGTTGCTAATGTTGGCGAGGCTTGCGTGGGAGGTGATAAGTTCTGTGATTTATATAAAATACCAGAGTTAATCAATGTTAATACGCAAAAAGGCGGAGGAAATATAGGATGTGGCGTATTGTTGGCTGATGCCACTAGTGTAATCAATTTTATCTTTACACTAGTGGGTAGCAAAAATGCAGGCTAACTTATTACCAGAGAAACCATCTTAAGTGGGTGATTACCGTCGAATGAAGGGAAGTCCTGATGGCAATCGAGCCAGGTATGGCTGGTAACTAAGCGGCCCTGTTTTTCGACACAACGAACCAGGGCATCGAACCAGGCATTGCGTTCGACCTTAGCGACATTGTTACAACAGACAATACTACCGCCCGGTTTTGTTGTCAGTAGTGCTGGCTTAAACAGGCTCTGATAGTCATTGATAAGATCGACGATACCGAAAGGACTCTTAGCGAAACGCGGCGGGTCGAGAAATACTAAGTCAAATTGAGTCCTAGGCATTTTAGGGTATTTAGGTAGCTTCTGGTTTCTACGTCCACCGACTTTAAGTCCAGCTAGCTGACGCAGGGCTGGGAAGGCATCACTTTGGACAAATTCACAGACATCACTGACATCATTAAGCTCGGCATTGGTTTTTCCTGCGGCTAATGCAAAGGATGAAAAATCTATATTCACCACCCTGCTGGCTCCGCCGACTGCAGCCGCAGTCCCTATGCCGCAGGTATAGGAAAATAGATTGAGTACGGTTTTATTCAGGCTGTTTGCCTTGACGAATTCACGACCCGCGCGCATATCCAGAAACAGTAAGGGATCTTGTCCCTCATGTCTGAGCTTAGAGGTAAACTTGATGCCATTCTCATGCATCACCTGAGCTTGATTGGCGAAGTCATGGGTAATGACATCTAGTGTGTTCATGACTCGGGAATTTTTATCGGCGCGATCGTTGTAAATAATGGCTAGGTCTTCGACCTTAGTCAGCGACTCACTAATCTCTTTTAGCTCGTCTGCAGTCAATGTCTGGTGAAAACTCTGAATTAACCAAGCTTGGCCATATCTATCTATATTTAAGCCATTGATGCCTTCGACTGTGCCATGAAATACTCGGTAACAATCTGTGTTATTTTTTTTCGCTTGGACAAGCAAGTCTTGTCGCTTTTCGAAAGCTGTGGCTAATAATGTGGAGATAGACATGGTAAATAACTCGTTTAAATGGCTAATATTGATACTAGGTAGTCGTTGCCGCGCAATGATAGCAAAATTGAGCGCCAAAATCGGCGTTAGACATGATAAAAGGTGAGATGTACAGGCCTATGACTAGAATACAGAGAAAGCCAAAACTCGTTTTAGTACATGGTATTTTCAATACTGGATCTGTGATGACTTGGATGAGGAAGCAATTTGAGTCTCAGGGATTCGAGTGCTTCACCCCGACATTAAAGCCGTTTGATGGACGTTATGGTGTCGAGTATGCCGCCAAGAGCTTAAAGAGTCAGATAGAGCATGAATACGGTGAGAATCAAAACATAGTGATTATCGGCTTTAGTATGGGGGGAATAGTTGCTAGGTATTACCTGCAGAACCTGGATGGGTATGCAAGAACGAGTCACTTATTTACCATTTCTAGCCCTCATGCTGGCAGCTATATGGCTTATCTTCCTTATCCATCGAAAGCCATGAAACAGCTTAGACCTGATAGTGAACTGCTCCAGTCTTTAGATGAATCCGCAGACCGGCTCAATGGCCTTAAGCTGTATTCTTACAGAACATCAATAGACTGCACCATAGTGCCAAGTACCAGTTCACATTGGGAGCTGGCTGAGAATAAGAAGTTCTTCGTTGCTCTACATCTTTCTATGGTTTTCAGTAGTCAGCTCACTAATGAAATTCTAGCCCGGCTGAATGAGTAACTATTTCCCTCGCTTCCTCGCTTCCTCGCTTCCTCGTTTCCTCGTTTCCTCGTTTCTAGCTTCCAGCTTCCAGCTTCCAGCTTCCAGCTTCTGTGCTGGTAGGGATTAGGCTATACAGAATCATATACGTTCAGAATAAGGCGAGATTGAAATATCCCTAGGCCTAAGGTTCGGCCTAGGGATAGGGGCTAGGCTCTGGCCTATGTTTGTGCTTTTATCCATTGCTCGACATCAGCCTGAACCACAGACATAGGTCTGGCACCTGGCAGTAAGATGAGATCATGGAAGGCTCGGATATCAAACTGCTCTCCCAGAGCTTGCTGCGCCTTGGCTCTGAGCTCGACCAGCTTCAACATACCAAGCTTGTAGCCCAGGGCTTGACCCGGCCAGGCAATATAGCGGTCGATGGCTGAAGTGACCTCTTTCTGGGTCGAGCCTGTCGCCTCGGCAAAATATTCTATGGCGTGCTGGCGAGTCCACTTCTTATGGTGAAGTCCGGTATCCACCACGAGTCTCGCGGCGCGGTAAGCTTCGGCCTTGAGTCGACCTAAGTTGCCCCAAGGATCGTTTTCATACATGCCCATCTCCGAGGCTAGTAGCTCGGAATATAGGGCCCATCCTTCGATATAGGCATTGAATGAAGCGTTTTGACGCATCAGGCCTATATCTGTTTGCAGCATGTTGAGGGCTATCTGGAAATGGTGCCCAGGAACAGCCTCATGGTAAGTGAGCGTCTTGAGGCTGTACTTAGAGATAGAGGTCATATCTTTAAGATTGATAAAGAAGACGCCGGGTCGACTAGCATCGAGCGCCGGTGGTATATAGGAACCTCCTGCCGCACCAGCTTGAGTTTCAATTGGCACACGCTTAACTATCACCTCTTGTGGCGGCAAAGTAGAGAATAGCTGGGGTGCCTTAGTCATCACCAGAGCGATATCTTTACTAAGATCCTTAGCAATTGTTGACGGCCTGCATCTGAATTCTGGTATAAAAAACGTGGTTCACTGCTGAGCTGTATCATGCGCTCACCAACACTTCCCTTGTCGTAACCATTAGCTTTTAAGATGCTGTCCATCTCGCTGGTGATGCGGTTAACTTCTTCGATACCTAACTGATGGATCTCATCCGCACTTAAATCAGAGTCAGCCAAATAGGTGATGTCATGTTGATAGAAAGACTCACCATTAGGTTGAGCCCAGATGCCTACATCAGTTGGTGCTTTTTGCTCTAAACTGGTCATGAGTAAGCTAACTTTACGATAAGCTGGATAGATTTTTTCACCGACTAGTTTAGTCGCTTGTGCAACTAAGTCTTGCCTGTGTTTATCATTTATCTTAGCTGTATTAGTGAGTTTTTCTTCGAAGCTTGTGACTAAGGCGTGTTCACTAGCAGGTTTTGCGACGAAATTAGCGAGATACTTGAGGGTGTTGGTAAATAGTGGCTTGGGAAGAATGACACCGTTAGTGGCGTCGGCTTCAACTTTAGCTTTTACTTGTAGGGTCATTTCTGCCAAGGCGCTCAAGCGGCTTAGATAGTCTTGGGCATCGCTTAAATTTGAGATGGTCTGCTGATCGGTCAAAATAGCGGGTATATCGATCAGTGGACCACTAATTTGGTTGACTATGTAAGGTAAGTGACCGGCCCAGGTATCGATATAACCAGCGTTAAATGTCCTATCGCCGGCGTAGTAACTAGCGATTACTTGGTTGACGACGACATGGCGTTTGTCATCATCCGATAAATTTGCGGTATCTATGCTGGCTAGCTCTGATGCCCAATGTTGCATCTTTTGCTGCAATGCCTGCATACCTGCTGGAGAGTAATCGGGCAGTCGCTGCTGAAAGTCTCCGCCAATGTCTGAACTGAGATTTAAAGAGGTGGCTAATGCCGGCTCAGCTTGGATGAAGTCTTGGGTGAACTGGGCCACCTTAAGGTCAATATTGGCGCGTTTGTTTATATCGACCTCAGGTGTTTTGACTAGCTTGTCGCTGGTTTTAATTGTATTTGGTGTAGCTTCAGTCTGATCATTAGTGCATCCAAACAGTGCCACTAGAACACTGAGACCGATAAGGCTTTTGGTAAACATGGATTATCCCTCTTTATCACGTTTTTTATATTTTTGTGAACTATACCCTGATTTGGTGGTAAGCGGCATAGCTTAAAAAATATAGTGCTATCCTTTTCTACAGCTAAGGGGAAATCTGGCGTTCTCAGGTATAATTTTCTGTTCGAATAAAGGCTTAGGTTGCAATTCGTGTGTGTGGGAGGCTGATAAGTGTTGAACAAGATCCAAGTTAAAATGACAAAGGATGGCTCACATACCCTGATGAGTTCACTGTTTGATGATAGTTATCATGCTCATAATGGTGCAATGAGTGAGTCCGAACATGTCTATATTCAGTCCGGGTTTGAGCAGCTAAAGCCTGAGTTTAAGGGAGTCAATATTTTAGAGTTAGGTTTTGGCTCTGGCATGAATGCCATCCTGACGCTGAAAAGTGCTTTGGCTAAGACAGGTAAACTAGTGCGACCTATCCGTTTTACCAGTATCGAGGCCTATCCCATACCCATGGAGATAGTGGCACAACTCAATTATAAGGCCAGTTTCAGTCCTCAAATTGCCGAATTATTCGATAAACTACATCAAGCACCCTGGGATCGCGATGTGGAGCTAATCCCAGGTTTCGTGCTGCATAAGGTCTATGGCAAGTTACAGGAGTTTCGAACGGGAGATGACAGTATCAATTTGGTTTTTTATGATGCCTTCACACCCAGTAAGCAGCCTGAACTTTGGCTACAAGATAACTTCGATCGCCTTATGCCCATGATGCAAGTGGGTGGCATGTTGGTGACCTACTGCGCTAATGGTCAATTTAAGCGAAACTTAAAAGCCGCTGGCTTCAAGGTTAAAGCCTACCCAGGGGTACTTGGCCGCCGGGAGATGACTCGCGCCTGGAAATAACCTGCACATAGAAATCGTAACTTACAGCTTAAAGTGGAATATTGATGTGCTAC
This portion of the Shewanella violacea DSS12 genome encodes:
- a CDS encoding BlaI/MecI/CopY family transcriptional regulator, with the protein product MARKKQAVLTDSEQEIMEILWCVKEVEVRDITDELSKSKVVAHNSVQTMFEPR
- a CDS encoding class II fumarate hydratase, with protein sequence MTTRIERDSMGELEVPASALYGAQTQRAVNNFPISGKRMPEAFIRALLLAKSAAAQANAKLKLLPQDMADGISDAVSQLLDDKAMMQHFPVDVFQTGSGTSSNMNANEVLATMASKIANQTVGANDHVNYGQSSNDIIPSCIHISAAMELDNCLLPALDHLVKVIKHKAAEVDHHIKTGRTHLMDAMPVRMSQSLLSWASQIEQNIDLIHGIKPRLQSLAQGGTAVGTGINAHADFAAEFNHQLSQATGLTFTPASNFFSHIGTQDIAVSLSGQLKAVAVSMMKIANDLRWMNSGPLAGLGEIELQALQPGSSIMPGKVNPVIPEAATMVAAQVIGNDSAITVGGQAGNFELNVMLPMIADNLLSSISLLANVSYLLADKAIATFKVNEAQLQKALARNPILVTALNPIIGYEKAAEIAKKSYKEGRAVLDVAEEETNIPREELEKLLDPAKLTLGGL
- a CDS encoding phosphatase PAP2 family protein is translated as MLPTHELNRVEASKQPHGSVINTSFLSVLLLLFIFHILTLNAQTNLDTFNWFNELGASLPSWLLLSVTDLGDGITAGALILICLTYKPQWLYRVIVTTLLCAICVHIFKQYFDAPRPAALLEVINIIGKARYEHAFPSGHTTTAFALAGVIWLLADKLWCKLSVLMLAVAVGLSRIAVGAHWPEDIAFGAILGWLLAYLACSAAPLSTLRLKYQYWIIFALSMIVLVSELKNLGKDPFSVLLLNRYLIITALISLTVYMCSKFQFKDKQTQIRES
- a CDS encoding class I SAM-dependent rRNA methyltransferase — its product is MSISTLLATAFEKRQDLLVQAKKNNTDCYRVFHGTVEGINGLNIDRYGQAWLIQSFHQTLTADELKEISESLTKVEDLAIIYNDRADKNSRVMNTLDVITHDFANQAQVMHENGIKFTSKLRHEGQDPLLFLDMRAGREFVKANSLNKTVLNLFSYTCGIGTAAAVGGASRVVNIDFSSFALAAGKTNAELNDVSDVCEFVQSDAFPALRQLAGLKVGGRRNQKLPKYPKMPRTQFDLVFLDPPRFAKSPFGIVDLINDYQSLFKPALLTTKPGGSIVCCNNVAKVERNAWFDALVRCVEKQGRLVTSHTWLDCHQDFPSFDGNHPLKMVSLVIS
- a CDS encoding esterase/lipase family protein → MTRIQRKPKLVLVHGIFNTGSVMTWMRKQFESQGFECFTPTLKPFDGRYGVEYAAKSLKSQIEHEYGENQNIVIIGFSMGGIVARYYLQNLDGYARTSHLFTISSPHAGSYMAYLPYPSKAMKQLRPDSELLQSLDESADRLNGLKLYSYRTSIDCTIVPSTSSHWELAENKKFFVALHLSMVFSSQLTNEILARLNE
- the mnmD gene encoding tRNA (5-methylaminomethyl-2-thiouridine)(34)-methyltransferase MnmD — translated: MLNKIQVKMTKDGSHTLMSSLFDDSYHAHNGAMSESEHVYIQSGFEQLKPEFKGVNILELGFGSGMNAILTLKSALAKTGKLVRPIRFTSIEAYPIPMEIVAQLNYKASFSPQIAELFDKLHQAPWDRDVELIPGFVLHKVYGKLQEFRTGDDSINLVFYDAFTPSKQPELWLQDNFDRLMPMMQVGGMLVTYCANGQFKRNLKAAGFKVKAYPGVLGRREMTRAWK